One part of the Chryseobacterium sp. 7 genome encodes these proteins:
- a CDS encoding HAD family hydrolase: MPLKAVLFDMDGVIVDTEPLHRKAYFKTFDELEIAVSEDLYTSFTGASTKRVSETLIKEFNLNQTYEAIAGIKRSHFKDYFYNDDEFDLIPGVRQLIEHYYENGIKLILASSATMVTINMVFEKFGLEQYFSGKISGADLKESKPHPEVFLLAAEMSGEPVENCMVIEDSTNGILAAHRAKIFCAAYRSPHSKNQDYTLADTVISDYEELELDKISKYF; the protein is encoded by the coding sequence ATGCCTTTAAAAGCTGTCCTTTTTGATATGGATGGGGTAATTGTAGATACAGAACCCTTGCATAGAAAAGCTTATTTCAAAACGTTTGATGAACTGGAAATTGCTGTTTCCGAAGATTTATACACTTCTTTCACCGGAGCTTCTACCAAAAGAGTTTCTGAAACATTGATTAAAGAATTTAATTTGAATCAGACTTATGAAGCCATTGCAGGGATCAAAAGATCTCATTTCAAAGATTATTTTTACAATGATGATGAATTTGATTTAATTCCGGGCGTAAGACAGCTGATTGAACATTATTATGAAAACGGAATAAAGCTTATTTTGGCTTCTTCTGCTACTATGGTAACGATTAATATGGTCTTTGAAAAATTCGGATTGGAGCAATATTTCAGCGGAAAGATCAGCGGTGCAGATTTAAAAGAATCAAAACCTCATCCTGAAGTTTTCTTACTGGCTGCCGAAATGTCGGGAGAACCTGTTGAAAACTGCATGGTGATTGAAGATTCTACCAACGGAATTCTGGCAGCTCACAGAGCCAAAATCTTCTGTGCTGCTTATAGAAGTCCACATTCTAAAAATCAGGATTACACGTTAGCGGATACTGTAATTTCTGATTATGAAGAATTGGAACTGGATAAGATTTCAAAATATTTTTAA
- a CDS encoding tyrosine-protein phosphatase has translation MNKLIKISVFTISLCCFFSCKTQHFETPEYGKNETEKVIQIKKVTNFRTVGNIKNVEGRTLKEGKFYRSAHLHKLKNKSFDEFEKLGIKEIIDLRNSKEIAEKPDQLPSEMSYKKYSAFEDEGDQLAQAKKLVLKGKVNASDADKRMIDFYREYVTENPETIKRIITEILESKDPILYHCTAGKDRTGITTALILTILKFDKETIYNEYLLSNNYRKDLVQKRLHLANNLHFLYPKMDLKVLEKLSWVEKRYLDAAFEEINKKYGSADAYIKQVLGISDAKRNEYIQKFTY, from the coding sequence TTGAATAAACTAATCAAAATATCAGTTTTCACCATTTCATTATGTTGTTTTTTCTCATGCAAAACACAGCATTTTGAAACACCCGAGTATGGAAAAAATGAAACTGAAAAAGTAATTCAAATAAAAAAAGTAACGAATTTCCGAACTGTCGGAAATATCAAAAATGTAGAGGGAAGAACCTTAAAAGAAGGAAAGTTCTACCGAAGTGCCCATCTTCATAAGCTTAAAAATAAATCTTTTGACGAATTTGAAAAACTGGGGATCAAAGAAATTATTGATCTTAGAAATTCAAAAGAAATTGCCGAAAAACCGGACCAGTTACCTTCAGAAATGAGTTATAAAAAATATTCAGCGTTTGAGGATGAGGGAGATCAGCTGGCTCAGGCCAAAAAACTGGTTCTTAAAGGTAAAGTAAATGCTTCAGATGCTGATAAAAGAATGATCGACTTCTACCGCGAATATGTTACAGAAAATCCGGAAACAATAAAGAGGATTATTACAGAAATTCTGGAATCCAAAGATCCGATTCTTTATCACTGTACTGCAGGAAAAGACAGAACGGGAATTACCACGGCATTAATTCTTACGATCCTGAAATTTGATAAGGAGACTATTTATAATGAATATCTTTTATCTAATAATTACAGAAAAGACCTCGTTCAGAAAAGACTCCATCTTGCCAATAATCTGCATTTCCTCTATCCAAAGATGGATTTGAAGGTACTTGAAAAGCTAAGCTGGGTAGAAAAAAGATATCTTGATGCCGCTTTTGAGGAGATCAATAAAAAATATGGGTCTGCAGATGCTTATATTAAGCAGGTATTGGGGATCTCAGATGCCAAAAGAAACGAGTATATTCAAAAGTTTACGTATTGA
- a CDS encoding TonB-dependent receptor plug domain-containing protein — translation MKKKLLNKKICALVLSGAGTMGYAQETVKQNNIDEVVVTTGRTKPRTIITSANPIDNISAVQLKSTGQVTFDKALTYAVPSFNSSQQTVSDATAHFDPADLRGLGPSRTLVLVNGKRKNQSALIYVNDTPGKGEVGTDLKSIPSAALQNVEVLRDGASAQYGSDAIAGVINIILKNSVGKSTVNLFSGITSKGDGFNIGADFNTGIRVAKNGSLNLTLGYSSQNRTNRAGSVTKDDLFGVDNAWTQANPGLGMIIGQPETKVANMFVNFELPTGETGKFYAFGGTTYRNGTSYALYRTPYWVPSDFGLLTPQGQPYNGFQPQFKTDVYDYNLTSGWKGMFGKWNFDGSATFGSNAVDYAVANTINTSLGANSPTRFRAGGHQFSNIIGNIDINRSFGTFVLGAGVEVRNENYKARAGEEASYIGTGAESFPGLQPQNEVNKNRQNIGAYVNAEWDVTKNLLIGGTVRYENFSDFGNNVSWKGNARYKLLDDKLVFRGSVSTGFRAPSLHQIYYSNVQTKITGNTVANQGTFNNDSQIVRSDLGVPKLNAEKAFNITGGFAVKPFKNLTITADYYRIKIKDRVLFSGDIGYKTGAPGSPDLTNPVEVILDNNKITSLKFFTNAVNTVTQGVDFVANYNTSAIGKGRLGIIAAFNYNETKIVDNIAVPPILAENGYSENFFDRKEQSRITTARPKTKTILSLSYDISKFNFNFNNTYFGSVTWQHATDPSKDQTFSGKVITDLVVTYKITKDLKVSGVVNNLFNVYPDVIESKGDVVTDLGGRFKYPWEVNQFGFNGTVFQLNVNYTF, via the coding sequence ATGAAAAAGAAATTATTAAATAAAAAAATCTGTGCATTAGTATTAAGCGGAGCGGGCACTATGGGATATGCTCAGGAAACTGTAAAACAAAACAATATTGATGAAGTAGTGGTTACTACGGGTAGAACTAAGCCCAGAACCATCATTACCTCAGCAAATCCTATTGATAATATTTCAGCAGTACAATTAAAATCCACAGGACAGGTTACTTTTGATAAAGCCCTCACTTATGCTGTACCCTCTTTTAATTCATCACAGCAAACTGTTTCTGATGCAACGGCTCACTTTGATCCGGCAGATTTAAGAGGACTGGGGCCTTCCAGAACCTTAGTTTTGGTTAATGGTAAAAGAAAAAATCAAAGTGCTTTAATTTATGTAAATGATACACCGGGAAAAGGTGAGGTAGGTACGGATCTGAAAAGTATTCCATCTGCCGCATTACAGAATGTAGAGGTATTGAGAGATGGGGCATCTGCACAATATGGTTCTGATGCTATTGCAGGGGTAATCAATATTATTCTTAAAAACAGTGTTGGAAAAAGCACAGTCAACCTTTTTTCAGGGATTACTTCAAAAGGAGACGGCTTTAATATCGGAGCAGATTTTAATACAGGAATCCGGGTTGCAAAAAACGGAAGCCTGAACCTTACATTGGGCTATTCTTCCCAAAATAGAACTAACCGTGCAGGTTCTGTTACAAAAGATGATCTTTTTGGTGTAGATAATGCCTGGACGCAGGCTAATCCTGGTTTAGGGATGATTATAGGACAGCCTGAGACGAAAGTTGCCAATATGTTTGTCAATTTTGAATTGCCAACAGGTGAAACGGGCAAGTTTTATGCTTTTGGAGGAACAACGTATAGAAATGGAACCAGCTATGCCTTGTATAGAACACCTTATTGGGTACCTTCAGATTTTGGTTTATTAACTCCACAGGGACAACCCTATAACGGATTTCAACCGCAATTTAAAACAGATGTATATGATTATAATTTAACCTCCGGATGGAAAGGCATGTTTGGAAAATGGAATTTTGACGGGAGTGCGACCTTTGGCTCTAATGCCGTAGATTATGCTGTAGCAAATACCATTAATACATCTTTGGGAGCCAATTCACCAACCCGTTTTAGAGCAGGAGGGCATCAGTTTAGTAATATCATAGGAAACATAGACATCAACCGAAGTTTTGGTACGTTTGTGTTAGGAGCTGGTGTTGAAGTTCGTAATGAAAACTATAAAGCAAGAGCAGGAGAGGAAGCCTCTTATATAGGAACTGGTGCAGAATCATTTCCAGGGCTGCAGCCTCAAAATGAAGTCAATAAAAACCGTCAGAATATCGGAGCTTATGTGAATGCTGAATGGGATGTTACGAAAAACCTGTTAATTGGAGGAACGGTGAGGTATGAAAACTTCAGTGACTTCGGCAATAATGTTTCCTGGAAAGGAAATGCAAGATATAAGCTGCTAGATGATAAATTGGTTTTCCGTGGATCTGTTTCTACAGGATTCCGTGCACCTTCATTACACCAGATTTATTATTCCAATGTTCAAACCAAAATTACAGGGAATACGGTAGCTAATCAGGGTACTTTTAATAATGACTCTCAAATTGTAAGATCAGATCTTGGGGTACCAAAATTAAATGCTGAAAAAGCTTTTAACATTACTGGAGGATTTGCCGTAAAACCTTTTAAAAACCTGACGATTACAGCAGATTATTATAGAATAAAAATTAAAGACAGAGTACTTTTCTCAGGAGATATTGGATACAAAACCGGAGCTCCGGGGAGTCCGGATCTAACAAACCCTGTGGAAGTAATATTAGATAATAATAAAATAACCTCTTTGAAGTTTTTTACCAATGCTGTAAATACCGTTACTCAGGGGGTAGATTTTGTGGCTAATTATAATACTTCTGCTATTGGCAAAGGAAGATTGGGAATTATTGCTGCATTCAATTATAATGAAACAAAAATAGTAGATAATATTGCTGTTCCTCCTATTTTGGCTGAAAATGGGTATTCAGAAAACTTTTTTGACAGAAAAGAACAATCCAGAATTACCACAGCAAGACCAAAAACAAAAACTATTCTTAGTCTTTCGTATGATATTTCAAAGTTTAATTTTAACTTTAATAATACTTACTTTGGTTCTGTTACATGGCAGCACGCCACTGATCCTTCCAAAGATCAGACATTTTCTGGTAAAGTAATTACCGACTTAGTGGTAACATATAAAATCACGAAAGACCTTAAAGTATCCGGAGTCGTAAATAATTTATTTAATGTTTATCCGGATGTAATAGAAAGCAAAGGAGATGTAGTAACAGATCTTGGAGGAAGGTTCAAATATCCTTGGGAGGTCAATCAGTTTGGATTTAACGGGACCGTTTTTCAGCTGAATGTTAATTATACATTTTAA
- a CDS encoding bifunctional helix-turn-helix domain-containing protein/methylated-DNA--[protein]-cysteine S-methyltransferase — protein MSTQSQIDYNRIAKAIEYIQSNFRLQPSLEEVAENIHLSPAHFQKIFTDWAGTSPKKFLQFISLEHAKNLLKEEKASLFDAAYETGFSSTSRLHDLFVKIEGMSPAEYKNGGKSLNIHYSFSESPFGNLLVASTEKGICYMAFEDDKEKAFGELKQKFPNASFIEQQDILQKNALSIFDKDWTKLNTIKLHLKGTDFQLKVWESLLTIPMGKLSTYGNLAEKIGNPKASRAVGTAIGSNPVAFLIPCHRVIQSTGHLGGYRWGSERKQLIVGWEGSHIYS, from the coding sequence ATGTCCACACAAAGTCAGATAGATTATAACAGAATTGCTAAGGCGATAGAGTATATCCAGAGCAATTTCAGGCTTCAGCCAAGTTTGGAGGAAGTGGCAGAGAATATTCATTTGAGTCCGGCCCATTTTCAGAAAATCTTTACAGATTGGGCAGGAACAAGTCCGAAAAAGTTTTTGCAGTTCATCAGTCTTGAACATGCTAAAAATTTATTGAAGGAAGAAAAAGCAAGTTTGTTTGATGCTGCATATGAGACAGGATTTTCAAGTACCAGCAGGCTTCATGATCTGTTTGTAAAGATTGAAGGAATGTCTCCGGCAGAATATAAAAACGGAGGAAAAAGCCTCAATATTCATTACAGTTTTTCTGAGAGTCCTTTCGGGAATCTGTTAGTAGCTTCTACAGAAAAAGGAATCTGCTATATGGCTTTTGAAGACGATAAAGAAAAAGCATTTGGGGAACTGAAACAAAAGTTCCCTAATGCTTCTTTTATTGAGCAGCAAGACATCCTTCAAAAGAATGCACTGTCCATATTCGATAAAGACTGGACAAAACTCAATACGATAAAATTACACTTAAAAGGAACCGATTTTCAGCTTAAAGTTTGGGAAAGCCTGTTGACCATTCCGATGGGAAAGCTGTCTACATATGGCAATCTCGCTGAAAAAATTGGAAATCCTAAAGCATCCAGAGCAGTCGGAACAGCTATTGGAAGTAATCCTGTGGCATTTCTTATTCCATGTCACCGTGTGATTCAGTCTACAGGACATCTTGGCGGCTACCGCTGGGGAAGTGAAAGAAAACAGCTGATTGTGGGCTGGGAAGGTTCACATATTTACTCCTGA
- a CDS encoding helix-turn-helix transcriptional regulator: MNDHYLKKLDRVTAILTQLQSKPIVRAQDLAEKFDVSIRTIYRDVKTLENAGIPIVGEAGNGYSLMDGYKLPPIMFTKEEVLSFITAEKLMQKFSHQSLGSHYQVAMEKVRSVLRHSDKNLIQNIEKQIDVFSFHTDSGDSLKNVIPVILESIAEKTQLHIRYKTVDGRVDNRTIETVGMFFEFNIWYIMAYCTLRKDFRQFRIDRILEISKTQNPYLQEYGQVNDYRKKSNANKVKAKLLVDKKIMNHLVNSKKYYGLTEEVETENGVELTFETEWINDGFPRWVITFADYATVLEPESLRIRLKELLVKMVERHQ; the protein is encoded by the coding sequence ATGAATGATCACTATCTAAAAAAACTCGATCGGGTAACGGCCATTCTTACCCAGCTGCAATCTAAACCTATTGTGCGGGCTCAGGATCTGGCGGAAAAGTTTGATGTAAGTATCAGAACCATTTACCGTGATGTGAAAACCCTTGAAAATGCAGGAATTCCTATTGTAGGAGAAGCAGGAAATGGCTATTCTTTAATGGATGGTTATAAGCTTCCTCCCATTATGTTTACCAAAGAAGAAGTTTTAAGTTTCATCACCGCTGAAAAGCTGATGCAGAAATTTTCTCATCAAAGTTTGGGAAGTCATTATCAGGTGGCCATGGAAAAAGTACGCTCGGTATTAAGGCATTCTGATAAGAATCTGATCCAGAATATTGAAAAGCAGATTGATGTTTTCAGTTTTCATACAGATTCCGGAGATTCCCTTAAAAATGTAATTCCTGTTATTCTGGAAAGTATCGCAGAGAAAACCCAGCTCCATATAAGATATAAAACTGTAGACGGGAGAGTAGATAACAGAACCATTGAAACAGTCGGTATGTTTTTTGAATTTAATATCTGGTACATCATGGCATATTGTACATTGAGAAAAGATTTCAGGCAGTTTCGGATCGACAGGATTTTAGAAATTTCAAAAACGCAGAATCCTTATCTTCAGGAATATGGACAGGTAAATGATTACCGTAAAAAATCAAATGCAAATAAAGTCAAAGCCAAACTTCTGGTCGATAAAAAGATAATGAATCATCTGGTAAATTCTAAAAAATACTATGGGCTGACAGAAGAAGTAGAGACAGAAAATGGTGTAGAACTTACTTTTGAAACAGAATGGATCAATGACGGATTCCCACGATGGGTCATCACTTTTGCAGACTATGCCACTGTTCTGGAACCGGAAAGTCTTCGTATACGTTTGAAAGAGTTGCTGGTGAAAATGGTTGAAAGACATCAATAA
- the speB gene encoding agmatinase: protein MRTYAGIPEENATLENSKVMLVTVPYDGTSTWGKGADKGPELFLNASENMELYDIETQTEPYLQGVYLAGEVSENSTPEAMTEAVYQKTKELLNNDGKLFTLFGGEHSVSIGSIRAVGEKFENLTVLQLDAHTDLRPDFHGSTSNHACAVFEANQKHNLVQVGIRSMDVEEVEYLPEGRVFFAHEIANNENWINDVLEKVSGNVYITIDLDAFDPSIAPSTGTPEPGGLQWYPTLELLRKVFEKCNVVAFDIVELMDSPMAKPTAFLSAKLYYKMLAYYDIYNNN from the coding sequence ATGAGAACATACGCAGGAATTCCCGAGGAAAACGCAACGTTAGAGAATTCGAAAGTAATGTTGGTAACCGTTCCTTACGATGGAACTTCAACATGGGGTAAAGGAGCTGATAAAGGCCCGGAATTATTCTTAAACGCTTCTGAAAACATGGAGCTTTATGATATTGAAACTCAAACAGAACCTTATCTACAGGGAGTTTACTTAGCTGGTGAAGTTTCTGAGAATTCTACTCCGGAAGCAATGACGGAAGCCGTTTATCAGAAAACAAAAGAACTTTTGAACAATGATGGTAAATTATTCACTCTTTTTGGTGGAGAGCACTCTGTTTCTATTGGTTCTATCCGTGCAGTAGGAGAGAAATTTGAAAACCTTACGGTTCTTCAGCTTGATGCTCACACAGATTTACGTCCAGATTTCCACGGTTCTACTTCCAACCATGCGTGTGCAGTTTTTGAAGCCAATCAGAAGCATAATTTAGTACAGGTGGGAATCCGTTCTATGGATGTAGAAGAAGTGGAATATTTACCGGAAGGAAGAGTATTCTTTGCTCACGAAATTGCAAACAACGAAAACTGGATCAATGATGTATTGGAGAAAGTATCAGGAAATGTTTATATCACTATTGATTTAGATGCTTTTGATCCTTCTATTGCACCTTCTACAGGAACGCCTGAGCCAGGTGGATTACAATGGTATCCAACGTTGGAATTATTAAGAAAAGTATTTGAAAAATGTAATGTAGTAGCATTTGACATTGTAGAATTAATGGATTCTCCAATGGCTAAGCCAACGGCTTTCCTTTCTGCTAAGCTATATTACAAAATGCTTGCTTACTACGATATTTATAACAACAACTAA
- a CDS encoding DinB family protein translates to MTTTATATKQFMTSEQLLNDWQGHRNLTRRVIESFPEKELFEFSVGGMRPFAKLAVELISIGGPALKGIVEGNMEAYSEEAFNPKTKEELLKKWDEETEVINHYFNQISEERFQETFNLFGQYEFPVYQNILYFVDNEVHHRGQGYVYLRALGIEPPFFWERF, encoded by the coding sequence ATGACAACTACAGCAACAGCCACTAAACAATTCATGACTTCTGAACAGCTATTAAACGACTGGCAGGGACACAGAAATTTGACAAGAAGAGTGATTGAATCTTTTCCTGAAAAAGAATTATTTGAGTTTTCAGTAGGCGGAATGAGACCGTTTGCAAAACTGGCAGTAGAACTAATCAGCATTGGCGGACCTGCTTTAAAAGGAATTGTAGAAGGAAATATGGAAGCGTACAGTGAAGAAGCATTCAACCCGAAAACTAAAGAAGAACTTTTAAAGAAATGGGATGAGGAAACAGAAGTAATCAATCACTATTTTAATCAGATTTCTGAAGAACGTTTTCAGGAGACTTTCAATTTATTCGGACAGTATGAATTTCCGGTATACCAGAACATTCTTTATTTTGTAGATAACGAAGTTCACCACCGTGGACAGGGATATGTTTATCTGAGAGCTTTAGGAATTGAACCTCCTTTCTTCTGGGAAAGATTCTAA
- a CDS encoding cob(I)yrinic acid a,c-diamide adenosyltransferase yields the protein MKIYTKTGDKGQTALYGGTRVSKASARVDSYGNIDELNSFIGIAKSHIEDEEVLRQLKKIQFDLFTVGSEAATPVDKLMLANGKSRLPIIISETEIEELEQWMDAFDEKLEPLQYFILPGGGKPATFLHAARTICRRAERSLVFLNESEEVRPELIKYLNRLSDYLFVLARYISKLNNEPEEYWNPNER from the coding sequence ATGAAAATTTATACAAAAACAGGAGATAAAGGTCAGACTGCATTGTACGGCGGAACAAGGGTTTCTAAAGCGAGCGCAAGAGTAGACAGTTATGGAAATATAGACGAGTTGAATTCATTCATCGGGATTGCAAAAAGCCATATCGAAGATGAAGAAGTGTTGAGACAACTGAAGAAAATACAGTTCGATTTATTTACCGTAGGTTCAGAAGCTGCAACCCCAGTGGATAAGTTGATGCTTGCCAACGGAAAATCACGTCTTCCGATCATTATTTCAGAAACAGAAATTGAAGAGCTGGAACAATGGATGGATGCCTTTGATGAAAAGCTGGAACCGCTTCAGTATTTTATTCTGCCTGGCGGAGGAAAACCGGCTACTTTTTTACACGCAGCAAGAACCATCTGCAGAAGAGCAGAACGTTCATTGGTATTTTTGAATGAATCAGAAGAAGTGCGCCCCGAATTGATTAAATATTTAAACAGGCTTTCAGATTATCTTTTTGTATTGGCCAGATATATTTCAAAACTGAATAACGAACCGGAAGAATACTGGAACCCGAATGAGAGATAA
- a CDS encoding thiamine diphosphokinase, whose product MRDKALLFINGDAPKSLPNPDNYGLIACTDGAFHYLKKMGFPLDKLDFISGDFDSHSGSDEDMYEGKFILTLDQEKTDFHKALEIIQERGFSDIDVLGGSGGEQDHFLGNLTVAYAFKEQMNITFYDEFSEYYFIPNHFTLKEVKNRMISLYPFPSANHITTKGLNWPLTNENLSITSRIGTRNFAIDDEITVEYESGAVLLFVGIAEIEYPAIY is encoded by the coding sequence ATGAGAGATAAAGCATTACTTTTCATTAACGGAGATGCTCCAAAATCATTACCCAATCCTGATAATTATGGTTTAATTGCCTGTACAGACGGTGCTTTTCATTATTTAAAAAAAATGGGATTTCCTCTGGATAAGCTGGATTTTATTTCCGGTGATTTTGATTCTCACTCCGGATCAGATGAAGATATGTATGAGGGAAAATTTATCCTTACACTGGATCAGGAAAAAACAGATTTTCATAAAGCATTGGAAATTATTCAGGAAAGAGGATTTTCAGACATTGATGTTCTGGGAGGAAGCGGAGGTGAACAGGATCATTTTCTGGGAAACCTTACTGTTGCGTATGCATTTAAAGAGCAGATGAACATTACATTTTATGATGAGTTTTCTGAATATTATTTTATTCCCAATCATTTTACACTGAAAGAAGTAAAAAACAGAATGATTTCTCTTTATCCGTTTCCATCAGCAAATCATATTACAACAAAAGGACTCAATTGGCCTTTGACCAATGAAAACCTAAGTATTACCTCCAGAATTGGAACCCGGAATTTCGCCATTGATGATGAAATTACCGTGGAATATGAATCTGGAGCTGTTTTATTATTTGTAGGAATAGCGGAGATAGAATATCCGGCAATCTACTAA
- a CDS encoding arginine decarboxylase gives MKIKYSELIDQTLYFPTEEFNVSENNLLFHDVPLMDVVEQFGTPLKISYLPRISQNIQKAKSWFKEAFEKIEYKKNYTYCYCTKSSHFNFVLEEALKNDISIETSSAYDMDIVKSLYEKEKVDKNIEVICNGFKTDDYLAKISDMINSGFENITPILDNYRELDKLTESIDSTFNIGIRIASEEEPKFEFYTSRLGIGYKDIIPYYSQKIAEHPNARLKMLHFFINTGIKDTSYYWNELYKCLRVYARLKKIAPEVDSLNIGGGFPIKTSLNFDYDYQYMVEEIVSQIKKFCEEEGVEEPNIYTEFGSFTVGESGANLYKIISQKRQNDREKWNMIDSSFMTTLPDTWAISRHFIMLPLNRWEDTYERVFLGGLTCDSDDYYNSEQHTNAIYLPVFSDTKPLYIGFFHTGAYQETIGGYGGVHHCLMPQPRHVLIQKDENGELQYEIFREKQEPEDILKILGYK, from the coding sequence ATGAAAATAAAGTACTCGGAACTTATTGATCAGACATTGTATTTCCCTACAGAGGAATTTAATGTTTCTGAGAACAATTTGTTGTTTCACGATGTTCCATTGATGGACGTTGTAGAGCAATTTGGCACTCCGCTAAAGATTAGCTATTTGCCGAGAATTTCTCAAAATATTCAGAAAGCTAAAAGCTGGTTTAAAGAAGCTTTTGAAAAAATTGAATATAAAAAGAATTATACCTACTGTTACTGTACAAAATCCAGTCATTTCAATTTCGTATTGGAAGAAGCCCTGAAGAATGATATTTCGATAGAAACATCGTCTGCTTATGATATGGATATTGTAAAATCTCTTTATGAAAAAGAGAAAGTAGATAAAAATATTGAAGTCATCTGTAATGGCTTTAAGACCGATGATTATCTGGCAAAGATTTCAGATATGATCAACAGCGGTTTTGAAAATATTACTCCGATTCTTGATAACTACAGAGAATTGGATAAGCTTACGGAAAGCATCGATTCTACCTTTAATATCGGAATCAGAATTGCATCAGAGGAAGAACCTAAGTTCGAATTCTACACCTCAAGATTAGGAATCGGATATAAAGATATTATTCCTTATTACAGCCAGAAGATTGCTGAACACCCGAATGCAAGACTGAAAATGCTTCACTTCTTCATTAATACCGGGATTAAAGATACTTCATACTACTGGAACGAATTGTACAAATGTCTTCGTGTATATGCACGTTTGAAGAAAATTGCTCCTGAAGTGGATTCTCTGAACATTGGAGGAGGTTTTCCAATCAAAACTTCTTTAAACTTTGATTACGACTATCAGTATATGGTAGAAGAAATCGTTTCTCAGATCAAGAAATTCTGCGAAGAGGAAGGAGTGGAAGAACCTAATATCTATACGGAGTTCGGAAGCTTTACTGTAGGAGAAAGTGGGGCGAACCTTTACAAAATCATTTCTCAGAAACGTCAGAACGACAGAGAAAAATGGAATATGATTGATTCTTCTTTCATGACCACTCTTCCTGATACATGGGCAATCTCAAGACACTTTATCATGCTTCCGCTTAACCGTTGGGAAGATACCTATGAAAGAGTTTTTCTTGGAGGATTAACTTGTGATTCAGACGATTATTATAACTCGGAACAGCATACCAACGCGATTTATTTGCCTGTTTTCAGTGATACAAAACCTTTGTATATCGGATTCTTCCACACTGGAGCTTATCAGGAAACCATCGGAGGTTATGGCGGAGTACACCACTGCCTGATGCCTCAGCCGAGACACGTTCTGATTCAAAAGGATGAAAACGGTGAATTGCAATACGAAATTTTCCGTGAAAAACAGGAGCCGGAAGACATCCTGAAAATTCTTGGTTATAAATAA